In the genome of Phycisphaerae bacterium, one region contains:
- a CDS encoding PP2C family protein-serine/threonine phosphatase produces MPKDNPFIPPMPPALRFRLYAGVFLMFGTIGLLFDLCLLRSRPPLGVAVMAVLTGLISVGWCHAFQSTFRWIIVILPFSILAPMLFDFALPRHAVSYQIRGGFSPRHAADALAVGVMLVGGYSLIVSFIRNESKRHERLETEMALAKRIHDSLVPPIAFKTPQIEVFGRSVASSAVGGDLLDAVNDGKSATLFIADVSGHGVGAGVLMAMIKSAIRMRLREGGTLDAVVNDLNRVVHELTRPDAFATFSCLRFSEPGKAAYAIAGHLSILVYRCRSSAVEELPNDHLPLGVMGEESYTAKTVAYDSGDLFVLLTDGFMETLNGRDEQFGEERIKELIVRNGDRPLPFVYETLTAAVNAHGPAGDDQTLLLARAL; encoded by the coding sequence ATGCCAAAGGATAATCCCTTCATTCCCCCGATGCCTCCGGCCCTCCGCTTCCGTCTCTACGCCGGCGTCTTCCTGATGTTCGGGACGATCGGCCTGCTCTTCGACCTCTGCCTTCTGCGCTCGCGACCGCCGCTGGGCGTCGCGGTCATGGCGGTGCTGACCGGCCTTATCTCCGTCGGCTGGTGCCACGCCTTTCAATCCACTTTTCGTTGGATCATCGTCATACTGCCGTTCAGCATCTTGGCGCCGATGCTTTTCGATTTTGCCCTGCCGCGACATGCCGTGTCCTATCAGATTCGCGGCGGCTTCAGCCCGCGCCACGCCGCCGACGCCCTTGCCGTCGGCGTGATGTTGGTCGGCGGCTATTCGCTGATCGTCAGCTTTATCCGCAACGAGTCCAAGCGTCACGAGCGTCTCGAAACTGAAATGGCCCTCGCCAAGCGGATTCACGATTCCCTCGTCCCGCCCATCGCCTTCAAGACGCCGCAAATCGAAGTCTTCGGTCGAAGCGTGGCCAGCAGCGCCGTCGGCGGCGACCTGCTCGACGCCGTGAACGACGGCAAATCCGCGACGCTCTTCATCGCCGACGTCTCGGGCCACGGCGTGGGAGCCGGCGTCCTCATGGCCATGATCAAGAGCGCGATTCGCATGCGCCTGCGCGAAGGCGGTACGCTCGACGCCGTGGTCAACGACCTCAATCGCGTCGTGCACGAACTCACTCGTCCGGATGCCTTTGCGACCTTTTCCTGCCTCCGTTTTTCGGAGCCGGGAAAGGCCGCCTACGCGATTGCCGGTCACCTCTCCATCCTCGTTTATCGCTGCCGATCATCCGCCGTCGAAGAGCTGCCGAACGATCATCTCCCCCTTGGCGTCATGGGCGAGGAGTCCTACACGGCCAAGACCGTTGCGTACGATTCCGGCGACCTCTTCGTGCTCTTAACCGATGGCTTCATGGAGACATTGAACGGCCGCGACGAACAATTCGGCGAGGAGAGGATCAAGGAGCTGATCGTTCGGAATGGTGACAGGCCGCTGCCATTTGTCTACGAAACACTCACAGCCGCCGTGAACGCCCACGGTCCCGCCGGCGACGACCAGACGCTGCTTCTCGCCCGCGCCCTTTGA
- a CDS encoding DMT family transporter, whose amino-acid sequence MTEKKYDFAGICFVTGTLLGWASILLFLKHLVPYIDAWTANGWRYGVSALLWLPLLLVGARRGTLPKGIWWRALPATFFNLMGQMLYAKMPYYIGPGLGGFLIRVALVSSMLGAFVLFADERVLLRSKLFWAGMSAIVAGSIGTVFLGHAPIGHMTATGIILGASSGAFFGLYGVCVRYYMRGIPSMTSFSVISLYTATGLVVMMLLFADGRGRQVFDLSAYNWFILILSALIGIAICHVSYYAAIARLGVAISTAIVQLAPFLCAIGAYVWFEEVLSRWQWTSGFVMIAGAMMLLVAEQQRPRPKREEPALDVGELGEAVAGPVGAKA is encoded by the coding sequence GTGACTGAAAAGAAGTACGACTTCGCGGGGATTTGCTTTGTCACCGGGACGCTCCTCGGCTGGGCGAGCATCCTGCTGTTTCTCAAGCACCTCGTTCCTTACATCGACGCGTGGACCGCGAACGGCTGGCGGTATGGCGTCTCGGCCCTCCTGTGGCTGCCGCTTCTGCTAGTGGGGGCGCGGCGGGGGACGCTGCCGAAGGGGATCTGGTGGCGGGCGCTGCCGGCGACGTTTTTCAATCTCATGGGCCAGATGCTCTACGCGAAGATGCCCTATTACATCGGGCCGGGGCTGGGCGGGTTTCTGATCCGCGTCGCGCTGGTTTCCTCGATGCTGGGAGCGTTCGTTCTCTTTGCCGATGAACGTGTGCTGCTACGCAGCAAGTTATTCTGGGCGGGAATGTCGGCGATTGTGGCGGGCTCCATCGGCACGGTTTTCCTCGGCCATGCGCCAATCGGGCACATGACCGCGACGGGGATTATTCTTGGGGCGTCGTCGGGAGCCTTTTTCGGGCTGTACGGCGTGTGCGTGCGCTATTACATGCGGGGCATCCCGTCGATGACCTCGTTTTCGGTCATCTCGCTGTACACGGCGACGGGACTGGTCGTGATGATGCTGTTGTTCGCGGACGGCCGCGGCCGCCAAGTCTTCGATCTGAGTGCCTACAACTGGTTCATTCTCATCCTCTCGGCTCTGATCGGGATCGCGATCTGTCACGTGTCGTATTATGCGGCGATCGCGCGGCTGGGGGTGGCGATCAGCACGGCGATAGTGCAATTGGCCCCGTTCCTTTGTGCGATCGGCGCCTATGTTTGGTTCGAAGAGGTGTTGTCGCGCTGGCAATGGACCAGCGGGTTCGTCATGATCGCCGGGGCGATGATGCTGCTGGTGGCGGAGCAGCAGCGGCCGAGGCCAAAGCGAGAGGAGCCCGCTTTGGATGTCGGCGAATTGGGCGAGGCGGTGGCGGGTCCGGTGGGGGCGAAGGCCTAG
- a CDS encoding NAD-dependent deacylase has product MRVDGGQAIATLAEWLREAKRGVAFTGAGISTESGIDDFRSPGGLWTRHTPVMFDDFVRDAEERKRFWRQRREMMPTLLAAKPNAGHAALARLEEEGRIRGVITQNIDELHQRAGSRRVLELHGTAMKVHCLSCDKRWGCEEIQQRLDAGEEELRCDACDGYLKSMTVSFGQAMPATVMMEAAQWARDCDLFIAMGSSLVVYPAAELPEIAKRRGARLVIINREPTPLDEMAELVIRAPIGETMRTVLEPP; this is encoded by the coding sequence GTGCGGGTTGATGGAGGACAGGCGATTGCGACGCTCGCCGAGTGGCTGCGCGAGGCCAAGCGCGGCGTCGCGTTTACCGGGGCGGGAATCAGCACCGAGAGCGGGATCGACGATTTTCGAAGCCCGGGAGGGCTCTGGACACGGCACACGCCAGTCATGTTCGACGACTTCGTCCGCGACGCCGAGGAGCGCAAACGTTTCTGGCGGCAGCGGCGCGAGATGATGCCGACGCTGCTGGCCGCGAAGCCGAACGCGGGTCACGCAGCATTAGCGCGGTTGGAGGAAGAGGGCCGGATTCGCGGCGTTATCACGCAGAACATCGACGAGTTGCACCAGCGGGCGGGCAGCCGCCGCGTCCTGGAGCTGCACGGCACGGCGATGAAGGTGCATTGCCTGTCGTGCGACAAACGCTGGGGCTGTGAGGAGATTCAACAACGTCTCGACGCGGGCGAGGAGGAACTGCGCTGCGACGCCTGCGACGGCTACCTCAAGTCGATGACAGTCTCCTTCGGCCAGGCGATGCCCGCGACGGTCATGATGGAGGCGGCACAATGGGCGCGGGACTGCGACCTGTTCATCGCGATGGGATCGAGCCTCGTCGTGTATCCGGCCGCCGAGTTGCCGGAGATCGCCAAGCGGCGCGGGGCACGGCTGGTCATCATCAACCGCGAGCCGACGCCGCTTGATGAGATGGCGGAGCTGGTGATTCGAGCGCCGATTGGGGAGACGATGCGCACGGTTCTTGAACCGCCATAA
- a CDS encoding mechanosensitive ion channel domain-containing protein, which yields MPPIGIGPARLFLLLVLATNSAALAQSSTTHVADPATTQPATSKAPSDDEKPLELRFTTVPRIPADIGKCLQQIEEEVAALAPTTQPATTQPTTQPDAEPSAQLDAWRIEQWNALQEFKGQLEELRTQILAVEQLSQDGEIAKLTEYITELKRKTAAVEGLAVPDDILEEEIAEARSLYETNNQALDALLATLSQQEALLREGFTAQRGRLAAELKSAQAHRQKLEAGAEVEAKAAENEVSRSMVAARLRASAAREAALETARVVVELREKRTQQELEQSKLRLDALRPYVVALRKRMNELIEARSAASVTRLRERIQDPDLSPLMKAFYQLQLLRDENIATLQADFANAIRDRFPASALTTLGSMVKRDKRYWADLSHSLSRRSSAEVLTAYREAGQELVDARRVRERLLRLLDQSFIEERKIELLSLKALDEFKSIESKFREVAGQADDEQTIKRKQQVGQFRLELRNAFDEMLKLEQEVIERVRKGVDFAQANVALWEEAESRLYWARLITRGPTILEPEEYHAISAEVEMLYAGGLAKALNEARQAARRRWQVVTWVDGVILSIALAGALFLGYRVLRKSRRIYREGLEDGDEKSSDEELAPPRFGRRLRFHAARVAFTVVPIVLVAAYLEVLIQIAEISGPPARLFRTVGILVSGSVLAFAVLNAAFKAPKPRYRLITCSTTVARYYRRFGYTLVVLAMLLIGSAILLQSLDVAPATAEQLTGWFVFATTAVMLVFMVRRNTVLNVFPRNVRGQLAGLVTFFRAVHPFGIALFVLLLIMNLIGYRALAAYIVVGLGATLAYVLSGMLAYQLSKELIRWCTARIRHLHKIYAPDESEAKKPTGESAAPDAGTAAPTKPTGAPEEPPLARAVVTAVRWALVLLVLMASLSIWGIRPYEIKLILDYTLWHRGDHSITLWRIAGSVLAILVAVMISRTARQTLNARFYPHHKSIDRGAQAAIDTLLHYLIIAIGVYIALQTLRLDFGAMAVLFGGLGLGIGLGFQPLVVNFVSGLFMLFERHVKVGDVVIVHDKMGEVTRVSMRSTTIRTPDGVYLVIPNGEFINQKVENWTLEGKPIRGLVDVGVSYGADPKRVKELLLEIAFAEPKVLMDPPPDVFFTQFGDSSLNFSLACWFNNPAERWFGMLSMRYAIMEKFRENNIDIPIPQRAFNFASDRPIQVQLFDGSVPQPPRATAKVNV from the coding sequence ATGCCGCCCATCGGAATCGGGCCCGCTCGCCTTTTTCTCCTTCTTGTCCTGGCGACGAACTCGGCTGCGCTTGCCCAGTCAAGTACAACCCATGTCGCCGATCCCGCGACGACCCAGCCCGCAACTTCGAAGGCTCCTTCTGATGACGAGAAGCCGCTCGAATTGCGATTCACTACCGTCCCGCGAATTCCGGCCGACATCGGCAAGTGCCTTCAGCAGATTGAAGAGGAGGTGGCCGCCCTCGCACCCACGACGCAGCCCGCGACCACCCAGCCGACGACTCAACCGGACGCCGAACCCTCGGCGCAACTCGATGCGTGGCGAATTGAGCAGTGGAACGCCCTTCAGGAGTTCAAGGGGCAGCTGGAAGAACTCCGCACGCAAATACTCGCGGTTGAGCAGCTTTCTCAGGACGGCGAGATCGCGAAGCTCACCGAGTACATCACCGAGCTAAAGCGAAAGACCGCGGCCGTGGAGGGGCTGGCGGTCCCCGACGACATTTTGGAGGAGGAAATCGCGGAAGCCCGCTCGCTTTATGAAACCAACAACCAGGCCCTCGACGCCCTCTTGGCCACACTCTCTCAGCAAGAGGCACTGCTTCGCGAAGGCTTCACCGCGCAGCGGGGCAGACTCGCCGCTGAGCTTAAGTCTGCGCAGGCGCATCGCCAGAAGCTCGAAGCCGGCGCGGAAGTAGAAGCCAAGGCGGCGGAGAACGAAGTGAGCCGTTCGATGGTCGCAGCCCGACTGCGCGCGTCGGCCGCGCGGGAGGCGGCGCTGGAAACGGCCCGCGTAGTCGTCGAACTCCGCGAAAAACGAACGCAGCAGGAGTTGGAGCAATCCAAACTCCGCCTCGACGCCCTTCGGCCCTACGTCGTCGCACTGCGGAAGCGGATGAACGAACTGATCGAGGCCAGGAGCGCTGCCAGCGTCACGAGGCTTCGCGAACGCATCCAGGACCCTGACCTATCCCCCCTGATGAAGGCGTTCTACCAGCTTCAGCTTCTCCGCGACGAAAACATCGCCACGCTGCAGGCGGACTTTGCGAACGCCATCCGCGACCGTTTTCCCGCATCAGCCCTGACGACCTTGGGGAGTATGGTCAAGCGCGACAAGCGTTATTGGGCCGATTTGAGCCACTCGCTCTCGCGCCGGTCCTCCGCCGAAGTGCTGACCGCCTACCGCGAGGCTGGCCAGGAGCTGGTCGACGCCAGGCGGGTTCGGGAGCGGCTGCTGAGACTCCTCGATCAGAGCTTCATCGAGGAGCGCAAGATCGAGTTGCTCTCGCTCAAGGCGCTGGACGAGTTCAAGTCGATCGAATCGAAATTCCGCGAAGTTGCGGGGCAGGCGGATGACGAGCAGACCATCAAGCGCAAACAACAAGTCGGCCAGTTTCGGCTGGAGCTTCGTAACGCCTTTGACGAGATGCTGAAGTTGGAGCAGGAAGTCATCGAACGCGTGCGCAAAGGCGTCGACTTCGCCCAGGCCAACGTGGCGCTTTGGGAAGAGGCCGAGAGCCGACTTTATTGGGCGCGTCTGATTACGCGCGGTCCGACCATCCTGGAGCCGGAGGAGTATCACGCCATAAGCGCGGAAGTCGAGATGCTGTACGCCGGAGGACTTGCGAAAGCGCTCAACGAAGCACGGCAAGCGGCTCGCCGGCGCTGGCAGGTTGTTACGTGGGTCGATGGTGTGATCCTGAGTATTGCGCTGGCCGGGGCGCTGTTCCTGGGATATCGAGTCTTGCGAAAATCCAGGCGCATCTATCGTGAGGGGCTCGAAGATGGCGACGAAAAGAGCTCCGATGAAGAACTCGCGCCGCCGCGCTTCGGCCGCCGGTTGCGCTTTCACGCGGCCCGTGTCGCCTTCACAGTCGTTCCCATCGTACTGGTCGCGGCGTATCTCGAGGTGTTGATCCAGATTGCCGAAATCTCGGGACCTCCCGCGAGGCTCTTTCGCACCGTCGGAATTCTGGTGTCCGGTTCCGTGCTGGCGTTCGCCGTGTTGAACGCGGCCTTCAAGGCTCCCAAGCCGCGCTATCGCCTTATTACGTGCAGTACCACGGTCGCCCGCTATTACCGCCGCTTTGGGTATACGCTGGTTGTGCTGGCCATGCTCTTAATTGGTTCGGCGATCCTGTTGCAGTCGCTCGACGTCGCCCCCGCGACGGCCGAACAGCTCACGGGATGGTTTGTTTTTGCGACCACAGCGGTAATGTTGGTGTTCATGGTCCGGCGGAACACCGTCCTCAATGTCTTTCCCCGCAACGTCCGCGGACAACTGGCCGGACTGGTGACCTTTTTCCGGGCCGTTCATCCCTTCGGCATCGCCTTGTTTGTCCTGCTGCTGATAATGAACCTGATCGGCTACAGGGCGTTGGCGGCCTATATCGTCGTGGGCTTGGGGGCAACGCTGGCCTACGTCCTGTCGGGAATGCTGGCGTATCAACTCTCCAAGGAGCTGATTCGATGGTGTACGGCGCGCATCCGCCACTTGCACAAGATCTACGCGCCCGACGAGTCCGAAGCAAAGAAGCCGACCGGCGAGTCGGCGGCCCCCGACGCAGGCACGGCCGCGCCGACAAAGCCGACCGGTGCACCGGAGGAGCCTCCGCTGGCCCGCGCCGTCGTCACGGCGGTTCGATGGGCGCTGGTCCTTCTTGTGCTCATGGCATCCCTGAGCATTTGGGGCATCCGGCCTTATGAAATCAAGTTGATCCTCGACTACACACTCTGGCATCGGGGCGATCACTCCATCACGCTCTGGAGAATCGCCGGCTCGGTGCTCGCGATCCTCGTGGCGGTCATGATCTCGCGCACCGCAAGGCAGACTCTCAACGCGCGTTTTTATCCCCACCATAAGAGCATCGATCGCGGCGCCCAGGCGGCGATCGACACACTGCTGCACTATTTGATCATCGCCATCGGTGTGTACATCGCGCTGCAGACGCTCCGGCTGGATTTCGGCGCCATGGCCGTGTTGTTCGGAGGACTGGGACTCGGCATCGGTCTGGGATTCCAGCCGCTCGTCGTGAATTTCGTCAGCGGCCTGTTCATGCTCTTCGAACGGCACGTCAAGGTGGGCGACGTCGTCATCGTCCACGACAAGATGGGGGAAGTCACTCGGGTGAGCATGCGCTCCACCACCATCCGAACGCCGGACGGGGTTTATCTCGTCATTCCCAACGGCGAGTTCATCAATCAAAAGGTCGAGAATTGGACGCTGGAGGGCAAGCCCATCCGCGGATTGGTGGATGTCGGCGTCTCGTACGGGGCCGATCCCAAGCGCGTGAAGGAACTCCTGCTGGAGATCGCCTTCGCCGAGCCGAAGGTCCTGATGGACCCGCCCCCGGATGTCTTTTTCACACAATTCGGCGACAGCAGCCTGAACTTCTCGCTGGCCTGCTGGTTCAACAATCCCGCCGAGCGGTGGTTTGGCATGTTGAGCATGCGATATGCGATTATGGAGAAGTTCCGCGAGAACAATATCGACATCCCGATCCCGCAGCGGGCGTTTAACTTTGCCAGCGATCGCCCGATCCAGGTTCAGCTCTTCGACGGCAGTGTGCCCCAGCCGCCGCGAGCGACCGCGAAGGTGAATGTCTGA
- a CDS encoding dTDP-4-dehydrorhamnose 3,5-epimerase family protein codes for MSNKSDLPPLKTVFADEALLLRGRKAVIDGVRARRARVLPDERGRLGEIIRADDPWFEKFGQVYFTTTFPGVVKAWHYHKLQTDHFYCLRGTIKLAMYDARDGSPTMGEVNEVFMSEHLPSLVRIPPGVYHGWMNVCDVETIVVNMTTECYNYKNPDEFRAPPHDNDIPYDWTRKDG; via the coding sequence ATGAGCAATAAATCCGACCTCCCGCCGCTCAAGACTGTCTTTGCCGACGAAGCGCTCCTCCTGCGCGGTCGCAAGGCGGTGATTGACGGCGTGCGTGCCCGGCGAGCCCGCGTCCTGCCCGATGAACGCGGTCGGCTGGGCGAGATCATCCGCGCCGACGATCCCTGGTTCGAAAAATTCGGCCAGGTTTATTTCACGACGACCTTTCCCGGCGTGGTCAAGGCTTGGCACTACCACAAATTGCAGACCGACCACTTCTACTGCCTTCGGGGCACCATCAAGTTGGCGATGTACGATGCCCGCGACGGCTCGCCGACGATGGGTGAGGTCAACGAGGTTTTCATGAGCGAGCATCTCCCCTCGCTCGTTCGGATCCCTCCCGGCGTTTATCACGGCTGGATGAATGTGTGCGACGTCGAGACCATCGTGGTGAACATGACGACCGAGTGCTACAACTACAAGAACCCCGACGAATTCCGCGCGCCGCCGCACGACAACGATATCCCGTACGATTGGACGCGGAAGGACGGTTGA